A single region of the Acinetobacter sp. WCHA45 genome encodes:
- a CDS encoding ANTAR domain-containing response regulator, with product MPKLKIALIDDDQARAEYIKTCLIQHDFDVVASLTLDHLNVFKLEHLQADVILLDMDHPHRDVIESCVSNFDLPTVLFTKNTDRDMIKQAIDAGITAYIVDGIDPSRLHTILDISIQQYKKHKKLEGDLKDAKTKLADRKDVEKAKVLLMQLHGLTEDKAFQLLRKNAMSHRMTIGEMSRRLLDAQQLLNNQLKDE from the coding sequence ATGCCGAAACTCAAAATCGCACTCATAGATGATGATCAGGCTCGAGCTGAATACATTAAAACATGTTTAATTCAACATGACTTTGATGTCGTTGCTAGTTTGACTTTAGATCACCTCAATGTTTTTAAATTAGAACATCTTCAAGCAGATGTTATTTTGCTTGATATGGATCACCCTCATCGTGATGTAATTGAGAGTTGCGTAAGCAATTTTGACTTACCAACGGTATTATTCACCAAGAACACTGACCGAGATATGATTAAACAGGCGATTGATGCAGGAATTACCGCCTATATCGTTGATGGTATCGATCCAAGTCGATTACATACCATTTTAGATATTTCGATTCAGCAATATAAAAAACATAAAAAGTTAGAAGGTGATCTCAAAGATGCAAAGACCAAACTAGCGGATCGTAAAGATGTTGAGAAAGCTAAAGTCCTACTGATGCAATTACACGGATTAACCGAAGACAAAGCATTCCAACTCCTTAGAAAAAATGCCATGAGCCATCGTATGACTATTGGTGAAATGTCACGACGCTTGCTCGACGCACAACAGCTTTTGAACAACCAATTAAAGGATGAATAA
- a CDS encoding ABC transporter substrate-binding protein: MSSLEKSELQLGYIPLLDCIALLWAKQRGLFEAVGLNVTLTKEASWASLRDRLAFGLLDAAHCLSAMLPAAAIGADQIGIPLQTPVVLSENRAFISLSQKLCYQLDIKKYDALELSAQKLVEHMKKNHVVSLGHVFQHSIHHYCLREWLALADSELAHSIQLKTLPPPYMVEALNNHLIDGFCVGEPWNTQAELAGLGQIVGSSQDIIPNVADKVLAVTQEWAQQHPNTLIALTRAILQAQQELRVLEDFEPVWQLLIDFDVIQFECSPSIHVEKYYTIQDIIRNFVKSSAIPKSTDFEWLFQQMQKWNNLPVGSIDYENKAQSFLLLDTYLAASK, from the coding sequence ATGAGCAGTTTAGAAAAAAGTGAATTGCAACTTGGCTACATCCCTTTGCTCGATTGTATTGCGCTATTATGGGCAAAACAGCGTGGTTTGTTTGAAGCAGTAGGTCTAAATGTTACCTTAACCAAAGAAGCTTCTTGGGCAAGCCTACGTGATCGACTGGCTTTTGGTCTTTTAGATGCTGCACATTGCTTATCTGCCATGTTACCTGCAGCCGCAATAGGTGCTGATCAAATCGGTATTCCATTACAAACACCGGTCGTTCTCAGTGAAAATCGAGCTTTCATAAGTTTAAGTCAAAAACTGTGTTATCAGTTAGATATAAAGAAATATGATGCTTTAGAGCTATCAGCTCAAAAATTAGTAGAACACATGAAAAAAAATCATGTGGTCTCTTTAGGACATGTTTTCCAGCATTCCATCCATCATTATTGCTTAAGAGAATGGTTAGCATTAGCAGATTCTGAACTGGCACATTCAATACAACTCAAAACCTTACCACCTCCATATATGGTAGAAGCGCTAAATAACCATTTAATTGATGGTTTTTGTGTTGGCGAGCCATGGAATACTCAGGCAGAATTGGCGGGATTAGGGCAAATTGTCGGTTCGAGCCAAGACATCATTCCCAATGTTGCGGATAAAGTTCTAGCTGTAACGCAAGAGTGGGCTCAACAGCATCCAAATACATTAATTGCCTTAACTCGCGCAATCTTGCAGGCTCAACAAGAGTTACGTGTATTAGAAGATTTTGAACCTGTCTGGCAACTTTTAATTGATTTTGATGTCATCCAGTTTGAATGTTCGCCAAGCATTCATGTTGAAAAATACTATACGATCCAAGATATAATTCGGAACTTCGTTAAAAGTAGCGCTATACCTAAAAGTACAGATTTTGAATGGTTATTTCAGCAAATGCAAAAATGGAACAATTTGCCTGTAGGTTCTATAGATTACGAAAATAAAGCGCAAAGTTTTCTACTATTAGATACTTATTTAGCAGCATCAAAATAA
- the aroQ gene encoding type II 3-dehydroquinate dehydratase, producing MSSTILVIHGPNLNLLGKREPEVYGYLTLDDINQQLTTQAQQASFTLDTFQSNWEGAIVDRIHQAQTEGVKFIIINPAALTHTSVALRDALLGVAIPFIEVHLSNVHARESFRHHSYLSDKAIGVICGLGAKGYSFALDFAIEKIQSSN from the coding sequence ATGAGCTCAACCATTTTGGTAATTCACGGACCGAATTTGAACTTGCTAGGAAAACGCGAACCAGAGGTTTATGGTTATCTCACCTTAGATGATATTAACCAGCAACTCACCACTCAAGCTCAACAAGCATCATTTACACTAGATACATTTCAAAGCAACTGGGAAGGTGCGATTGTCGATCGCATTCATCAAGCACAAACTGAAGGGGTTAAATTTATCATTATTAACCCTGCAGCCTTGACTCATACTTCAGTTGCTCTACGCGATGCCCTTCTTGGCGTTGCGATTCCATTTATTGAGGTTCATTTGTCAAATGTTCACGCCCGTGAATCATTCCGTCATCACTCATATTTATCAGACAAAGCCATTGGTGTTATTTGTGGCTTAGGTGCGAAGGGTTACTCCTTTGCTCTCGATTTTGCAATCGAAAAAATTCAATCTTCTAACTAA
- the accB gene encoding acetyl-CoA carboxylase biotin carboxyl carrier protein, whose product MDIRKIKKLIDLMIESDLQAIEVKEGDQSISLTRPTPVYAAAPLAAAPSASAPAAPAAKTPRGAVETSPMVGVFYSAPSPGEGPFVNVGQTVSAGETLGIIEAMKIMNPIEATKSGVIEEILVKNGEVIQFGQPLFRYRA is encoded by the coding sequence ATGGATATCCGTAAAATCAAGAAACTCATCGATTTGATGATTGAATCTGACTTACAAGCGATTGAAGTTAAGGAAGGTGATCAATCCATCTCATTAACTCGCCCTACTCCAGTTTACGCAGCGGCACCTTTGGCAGCAGCACCTAGTGCTTCTGCTCCTGCGGCCCCAGCAGCAAAAACACCTCGTGGCGCCGTAGAAACGTCACCGATGGTTGGTGTGTTCTATTCTGCACCAAGCCCAGGCGAAGGCCCATTCGTAAATGTAGGTCAAACAGTTTCTGCAGGTGAAACACTGGGTATCATCGAAGCGATGAAAATCATGAACCCAATTGAGGCGACTAAAAGCGGCGTGATTGAAGAAATCTTGGTAAAAAATGGTGAAGTGATCCAATTTGGTCAACCACTTTTCCGCTACCGCGCCTAA
- the accC gene encoding acetyl-CoA carboxylase biotin carboxylase subunit, which translates to MLQKVLIANRGEIALRITRACKTLGIKTVGIYSDADKDLMHLRFVDEAVCIGPGTTSESYLNIPAIITAAEITGADAIHPGYGFLSENAEFAEIVESSGFIFIGPRPEHIRLMGNKVSAIIAMKKAGVPTVPGCDHAVTINNALAEAKEIGFPLIVKAASGGGGRGMRIVERVDTLLESVQAAQRDAEMWFGDDTVYMERFLQKPRHVEVQVLGDGNGHAIHLYDRDCSLQRRHQKVLEEAPAPNLPEQARADILEACVNACKLMQYRGAGTFEFLFEEGEFFFIEMNTRVQVEHPVTEMVTGIDIIEQQLRIAAGLGLNIEQHEVEVKGHAIECRINAEDPTTFLPSPGKIENFYAPGGAGIRLDSHIYQGYSIPPYYDSMIAKLIAHGKDRKTSLARMRQALDEMILTGIKTNIPLHKDLILQDKNFCEQAMDIHYLEKHLLKQLEPKAEKA; encoded by the coding sequence ATGTTGCAAAAAGTATTAATTGCAAATCGCGGTGAAATCGCCTTACGAATTACGCGAGCTTGTAAAACGCTTGGCATTAAAACAGTTGGTATTTATTCTGATGCTGACAAAGACTTAATGCATTTACGCTTCGTTGATGAAGCTGTCTGTATTGGGCCGGGTACCACAAGTGAAAGTTATTTAAATATTCCTGCAATTATTACTGCTGCAGAAATTACAGGTGCGGATGCCATCCATCCTGGATACGGCTTTTTGTCTGAAAATGCTGAATTTGCTGAAATTGTAGAAAGCTCAGGTTTTATTTTTATTGGTCCTCGCCCTGAACACATTCGTCTTATGGGTAACAAGGTATCCGCGATTATTGCCATGAAAAAGGCTGGCGTACCCACCGTGCCTGGATGTGACCATGCTGTAACGATTAACAATGCACTTGCTGAAGCAAAAGAAATTGGCTTCCCGTTGATCGTCAAAGCAGCATCAGGCGGCGGCGGTCGTGGTATGCGTATCGTTGAACGTGTCGACACATTACTTGAATCAGTTCAAGCTGCACAACGTGATGCTGAGATGTGGTTTGGTGATGATACTGTATACATGGAGCGCTTCTTACAGAAACCTCGCCATGTAGAAGTTCAAGTGTTAGGTGATGGTAACGGTCATGCAATCCATTTATATGACCGAGACTGCTCTTTACAACGTCGTCATCAAAAGGTGTTAGAAGAAGCACCTGCTCCAAATCTACCAGAACAAGCACGTGCTGATATTTTGGAAGCATGTGTCAATGCTTGTAAGTTGATGCAATACCGTGGTGCTGGAACTTTTGAGTTTTTATTTGAAGAAGGCGAATTCTTCTTTATCGAAATGAATACTCGTGTTCAAGTTGAGCATCCTGTAACTGAAATGGTTACTGGCATTGATATTATTGAACAACAACTGCGGATTGCGGCTGGTTTAGGTTTAAATATTGAACAGCATGAAGTCGAAGTAAAAGGTCATGCGATTGAATGCCGTATCAATGCTGAAGATCCGACCACCTTCTTACCTTCTCCTGGTAAAATAGAAAACTTCTATGCACCAGGCGGCGCAGGTATTCGTTTAGATTCTCATATTTATCAAGGCTATAGTATTCCACCGTATTATGATTCGATGATTGCAAAACTCATCGCTCATGGTAAAGATCGTAAAACATCTTTAGCTCGTATGCGTCAAGCTTTAGATGAAATGATTTTGACTGGAATCAAAACCAACATTCCATTGCACAAAGATCTTATCTTGCAGGACAAAAACTTCTGTGAACAAGCTATGGATATTCATTATCTAGAAAAACATTTGCTAAAACAGCTTGAACCGAAAGCTGAAAAAGCATAA
- a CDS encoding amidase — protein sequence MKFSEYVQYDGLGLAELVKSKQVHPSELLKIALERTDQVNPKLNAIIIPMYQQAKQRAQQEFSGLFAGVPFLVKDLFQEYQGIPTSYGSQALKKINYTPDFNAEIVNRWEQTGIITFGRTNTPEFGIKGITEPDAWGACHNPWNLKHNSGGSSGGSGSAVAGGIVPVAGAGDGGGSIRIPASYCGLFGLKPSRGRTPWGPQYSEAMHGAAMQHVLCKTVRDSAAMLDAVQGPEQTSLFRIEPPEKKYLDIIQQAPRKLKIAFNTQSPIGTKVSKDAIQAVQQTAQLLESLGHIVVEDRPKIDGLALGKDFVTTWFSQFSYMQAQIKQMAGATDHDFELDSIALAAFGAKTTATEYIHTLNNWGLYSTQMNIFFEKYDLYLTPTTASVAPKNGEVATPNWQKPILKGLLKVGKAHYLAQGKLVEKMVQDNLSWVPFTQLANVTGLPAMSVPLYWNKSGLPLGSQFIAPFGREDRLLQLAAQLEQTQPWMSQYQNIQL from the coding sequence ATGAAATTTTCTGAATACGTGCAATATGATGGTTTAGGATTAGCAGAACTGGTCAAAAGCAAACAAGTTCATCCTTCAGAATTATTAAAAATTGCATTAGAACGAACAGATCAAGTCAATCCAAAGCTAAATGCCATTATTATTCCAATGTATCAACAAGCGAAGCAGCGCGCACAGCAAGAATTCTCTGGATTATTTGCAGGTGTTCCATTTCTAGTCAAAGATCTATTTCAAGAATATCAAGGCATTCCAACGTCTTATGGTAGCCAAGCGCTAAAAAAAATTAATTATACACCTGATTTTAATGCTGAAATCGTAAACCGCTGGGAACAAACAGGGATTATCACTTTTGGTCGTACGAACACGCCTGAGTTTGGTATCAAAGGAATTACTGAACCCGATGCTTGGGGGGCTTGCCACAATCCGTGGAATTTAAAACACAATAGTGGTGGTTCTTCTGGTGGATCAGGCTCTGCAGTTGCAGGTGGAATCGTCCCAGTTGCAGGCGCAGGTGACGGTGGCGGATCAATTCGTATCCCCGCTTCTTATTGTGGTTTATTTGGATTAAAACCGAGTCGTGGTCGTACACCTTGGGGGCCACAATACAGTGAAGCAATGCATGGTGCTGCCATGCAACATGTTCTCTGCAAAACAGTTCGCGATAGTGCTGCCATGCTCGATGCAGTTCAAGGCCCAGAACAAACTTCACTTTTTAGAATAGAACCACCTGAAAAGAAATATTTAGATATCATTCAACAGGCTCCAAGAAAACTCAAAATTGCTTTTAATACTCAATCACCGATTGGAACAAAAGTTTCTAAAGACGCGATTCAAGCTGTTCAACAAACCGCTCAGTTACTGGAATCTTTAGGGCATATTGTTGTAGAAGATCGTCCAAAAATAGATGGTTTAGCATTAGGAAAAGACTTTGTAACCACTTGGTTCAGCCAGTTCTCATATATGCAGGCACAAATTAAACAAATGGCAGGTGCAACTGATCATGATTTCGAATTAGATTCTATTGCCCTCGCTGCTTTTGGGGCCAAGACAACCGCAACAGAATATATTCATACACTGAATAATTGGGGGCTTTATAGCACTCAAATGAACATTTTCTTTGAAAAATATGATCTTTATTTAACCCCAACAACAGCATCAGTCGCACCTAAAAATGGGGAAGTTGCGACACCTAATTGGCAAAAACCAATCTTGAAAGGACTGTTAAAAGTAGGAAAGGCGCACTATCTGGCACAAGGTAAATTAGTTGAAAAAATGGTGCAGGATAATTTAAGTTGGGTACCTTTTACGCAGTTAGCAAATGTCACAGGCTTACCTGCCATGTCTGTGCCTTTATACTGGAATAAAAGTGGCTTACCTTTAGGCAGCCAATTTATTGCACCTTTTGGACGTGAAGATCGTTTATTGCAACTTGCAGCACAATTAGAACAAACACAACCATGGATGTCTCAATATCAGAATATTCAACTCTAA
- a CDS encoding MFS transporter, with amino-acid sequence MLHSLNIQTRLSGFYLFYYSIVGTFMPYWNLYLQDQGFNYQEIGILSSIAIITRFFAPLIWGWIADKSGKRMLLVRIATWMEACIWFAIFVIPNSFQSVALLMLIFSFFQNAILAQFEGVTLFWLGDKRAELYGKVRKWGSVGFILGVFIIGALLEIIEISMLPILLLAVSFLAFLWSFSIKEPEHAPSSQKKLESIIPILKRPTVAAFFAIEFVLLFSQAPFYSFYSNFLKEIGFSTTQIGTLWATGVIAEIIMFAIAQKVFFTRFSWRTLVAVCLILTSLRWFLVSILNTHFLGQLFAQCLHAFSFGLFHLIAMKVIFQNFSAEQQGRGQALYSTMWGLGVASGSLLAGHYWQVFSGATIFLYASGIVLVGLFLVFWLPNQLETAAKT; translated from the coding sequence TTGTTGCATTCCCTGAATATCCAAACCCGATTGAGTGGTTTCTACCTATTCTACTATTCCATAGTGGGTACATTCATGCCTTATTGGAACTTGTATCTACAAGATCAAGGTTTTAATTATCAAGAAATTGGTATTTTGTCTTCAATTGCGATTATTACTCGTTTTTTTGCACCGCTGATTTGGGGCTGGATTGCTGATAAGTCAGGCAAACGAATGTTGCTAGTGCGTATTGCAACATGGATGGAAGCCTGCATCTGGTTTGCCATCTTTGTCATCCCGAATAGCTTTCAATCTGTTGCACTACTCATGCTGATCTTTAGTTTCTTTCAAAATGCAATTTTGGCGCAATTTGAAGGCGTTACTTTATTCTGGTTGGGGGATAAACGCGCAGAGCTTTATGGAAAAGTTAGAAAGTGGGGATCTGTTGGCTTCATATTAGGCGTATTCATTATCGGAGCTTTATTAGAAATTATTGAAATTTCAATGCTACCCATTTTACTTCTAGCGGTTTCTTTTTTAGCTTTTTTGTGGTCATTTAGCATTAAAGAACCTGAACATGCGCCTAGCTCGCAAAAAAAACTAGAATCTATAATACCTATTTTAAAACGACCTACTGTGGCTGCATTTTTTGCGATTGAATTTGTTTTATTATTCTCACAAGCGCCATTTTATAGTTTTTATAGTAATTTTTTAAAAGAGATTGGGTTTAGCACGACACAAATTGGAACGCTGTGGGCAACAGGCGTAATTGCAGAAATTATCATGTTTGCCATAGCGCAAAAAGTTTTCTTTACTCGTTTCTCTTGGCGGACACTAGTTGCAGTATGCTTGATTTTGACAAGTTTACGCTGGTTTTTGGTTAGTATATTAAACACACATTTTTTGGGTCAGTTATTTGCTCAATGTTTACATGCCTTTAGTTTTGGATTATTTCACTTAATTGCAATGAAAGTGATTTTTCAAAATTTTTCAGCTGAGCAACAAGGGCGGGGACAAGCACTTTACAGCACCATGTGGGGGTTAGGGGTTGCATCTGGAAGTCTATTAGCTGGGCATTATTGGCAAGTGTTTTCAGGCGCAACAATTTTCTTATATGCAAGTGGTATCGTACTCGTCGGTTTGTTTTTAGTATTTTGGCTGCCGAATCAATTGGAAACGGCAGCTAAAACTTAG
- a CDS encoding alpha/beta hydrolase has product MSNIPFLNPTILKQLDLPIPNRETTPQLLESLDLSKIIEPSKALQAYRKLYGLDLLECEHWQGYVEMPLFRLHVQVFQPQREKILGTVCLLHGYLEHSGIYQPIIKEILDQGFSVITYDLPGHGLSNGSPASIQNFDHYQQVLHAVYDVVRSAKQLPKPWLGIGQSTGGAIWMHHLLEFAERREDPIVNRVLLLSPLIRPAKTAWWHNSVGLGIIRRIKSQVPRHFRRNNHNPEFLRFIRLTDPLQPRMMGMDWILAMSKWMLEMEHRPACRIPVWLAQGALDQTVDWRYNIEYIRRKFRLQTLLMLEEGSHQLINERTDIRAALTGLIPAFLHAKPNHHYY; this is encoded by the coding sequence ATGTCCAATATTCCATTTTTAAATCCGACAATACTCAAACAATTGGATTTACCTATCCCCAATAGAGAAACAACGCCTCAGCTTTTAGAGTCGCTTGATTTATCAAAAATAATAGAACCTTCAAAAGCACTACAAGCCTATAGAAAGCTTTATGGTTTAGATTTACTTGAATGTGAACACTGGCAAGGTTATGTTGAAATGCCATTATTTCGTTTACATGTACAAGTATTTCAACCTCAACGCGAAAAGATTTTAGGTACGGTATGCTTATTACATGGATACTTAGAACATAGTGGTATTTATCAACCCATCATAAAAGAAATTCTTGATCAAGGATTCAGTGTTATTACATACGATTTGCCCGGTCATGGATTAAGTAATGGTTCACCAGCAAGTATTCAGAATTTTGACCATTACCAGCAAGTATTGCATGCAGTTTATGATGTTGTTCGTAGTGCTAAACAACTACCAAAACCATGGTTAGGAATAGGGCAAAGTACTGGTGGTGCGATTTGGATGCATCATTTACTTGAATTTGCTGAGCGTAGAGAAGATCCGATCGTTAATCGAGTGTTGCTCTTATCGCCATTGATTCGACCTGCAAAAACAGCTTGGTGGCATAATTCTGTTGGCTTAGGAATTATTCGTCGTATAAAGAGCCAAGTACCACGACATTTCCGTCGTAATAATCATAATCCTGAGTTTTTAAGATTTATTCGCCTAACTGATCCATTACAGCCTCGAATGATGGGGATGGATTGGATTTTAGCAATGTCCAAATGGATGTTAGAAATGGAACATCGACCTGCATGTCGTATTCCTGTATGGCTTGCTCAAGGTGCACTCGATCAAACGGTAGATTGGCGTTATAACATTGAATATATTCGCCGAAAATTTAGATTACAGACCTTGTTGATGTTGGAAGAGGGTTCACATCAATTGATTAATGAGCGTACAGATATTCGAGCTGCTTTGACTGGATTGATTCCTGCATTTTTACATGCAAAACCAAATCACCACTATTACTAG
- a CDS encoding YdcF family protein, whose product MDKVHWMIGLVRIITIFFVLLGCFVLFLYSPFYSQLVVKGLNRFVPVDVNEVAAQSQKPAALSEHETLEPGSNLWIARQAYLKLMEKTFRSEKPEDLRLIQARYKLLQQLITEEQERENVEENQQTNIPLMEEKSEQEQESSALAASTPMDFLQWNTPDNQALMGKYIAFLETYPVELPVYSDEKDETNKDLVDLKKNKDGMNESQGLSQPYAIVVLGGGLTLGANGKDIVVNNYTRLRLEKTLQVEKQYPLPIVLSGVEAPYMQAWLKERGIEAKLLENRSMNTCENSRFSSLLLQKKGGAPTVILITDEYHMPRTRRLFALNGIETVPVIAPMPTTLTDWRPSEQNYDHSRRANYELLATIRDTLFGSGDCREIP is encoded by the coding sequence ATGGATAAAGTACATTGGATGATTGGCTTAGTACGAATCATAACTATATTTTTCGTGCTATTAGGCTGCTTTGTACTTTTTTTATATTCGCCATTTTATTCGCAATTGGTTGTAAAGGGGCTAAACCGATTTGTACCTGTTGATGTGAATGAAGTTGCTGCACAAAGTCAGAAACCAGCTGCATTAAGCGAGCATGAAACTTTGGAGCCGGGGTCTAATTTGTGGATTGCGCGCCAAGCTTATCTCAAGTTAATGGAAAAAACATTTCGGTCTGAAAAACCTGAAGATTTAAGATTAATTCAAGCACGTTATAAATTATTACAACAACTGATTACCGAAGAGCAAGAACGTGAAAATGTAGAAGAAAACCAGCAGACCAATATTCCATTAATGGAGGAGAAATCAGAACAGGAACAAGAGAGTTCTGCTTTAGCAGCAAGTACGCCAATGGATTTTTTACAGTGGAATACGCCTGATAATCAGGCTTTAATGGGAAAATATATTGCTTTTTTAGAAACATATCCTGTTGAGTTACCTGTTTATTCAGATGAAAAAGACGAGACAAATAAAGATTTAGTCGATCTGAAGAAGAACAAGGATGGAATGAACGAGTCGCAAGGATTGTCTCAGCCATATGCAATTGTTGTTTTAGGCGGTGGCTTGACACTTGGTGCAAATGGTAAAGATATTGTTGTAAATAACTATACACGTCTTCGATTAGAAAAAACTTTGCAAGTCGAAAAGCAATATCCTCTTCCTATTGTTTTAAGTGGTGTTGAAGCACCTTATATGCAAGCTTGGCTGAAAGAACGCGGTATAGAAGCGAAGCTTCTAGAAAATAGAAGTATGAATACCTGTGAAAACTCCAGATTTAGTTCATTATTACTGCAAAAGAAAGGTGGCGCACCGACAGTCATTCTCATCACAGATGAATATCATATGCCACGAACAAGACGTTTATTTGCACTCAATGGAATTGAAACTGTTCCTGTGATCGCACCGATGCCAACAACATTGACAGACTGGCGACCAAGTGAACAAAATTATGATCACAGTCGTCGTGCTAACTATGAATTGCTAGCTACGATTCGTGATACGCTTTTTGGCTCAGGTGATTGTCGAGAGATACCATAA
- the murB gene encoding UDP-N-acetylmuramate dehydrogenase, whose product MQVQAQVQLKNLNTLNLSAIASHYVQINHPDDVIEALNFAEQHNLNALILSGGSNVLLPQQIQALVLHLNIQGINVLAEDENTITVKVGAGQVWHDFVLYSTQQQWFGLQNLALIPGLVGASPVQNIGAYGVEVGEFIDSVQVYDRQLKVFDSISGLDCHFAYRHSIFKDYPNRYIIVSVTFKLLKKADLKLSYGDLKQAVGEEFTAENLQNQVIHIRQSKLPDPKEFPNVGSFFKNPILTEAEFGKIAQHFPNIPHYPQTHSNVKVAAGWLIDQAGWKGKQLGSVGMFDKQALVLVNYADATLADVKNTYQTVQSDVKQKFNIQLEPEPVLYSEQGLIQAHHV is encoded by the coding sequence ATGCAGGTACAAGCACAAGTTCAGCTTAAAAACTTAAATACATTAAATTTGAGTGCTATTGCTTCGCATTATGTTCAAATCAATCATCCTGATGATGTGATCGAGGCATTAAACTTTGCTGAGCAACACAATTTGAATGCTTTGATTTTATCTGGTGGAAGTAATGTGTTATTACCCCAACAGATTCAAGCTTTGGTGTTGCATTTAAATATACAAGGGATAAATGTTCTCGCTGAAGATGAAAATACCATCACAGTAAAAGTGGGTGCTGGGCAAGTATGGCATGACTTTGTGTTGTACAGCACTCAACAACAATGGTTTGGTTTGCAAAACCTCGCACTCATTCCCGGCTTAGTGGGTGCATCACCTGTGCAGAATATTGGTGCCTATGGTGTTGAAGTTGGTGAGTTTATCGATTCTGTTCAAGTCTATGATCGTCAACTAAAAGTATTTGATTCTATTTCAGGTTTAGACTGTCACTTTGCTTATCGCCATAGTATTTTCAAAGATTATCCAAACCGCTACATCATCGTCAGTGTTACTTTCAAACTATTAAAAAAAGCTGATTTGAAGTTGAGTTATGGTGATCTTAAACAAGCTGTTGGAGAGGAATTCACCGCTGAAAATTTACAAAATCAGGTGATTCATATTCGTCAAAGTAAATTGCCCGATCCAAAAGAATTTCCAAATGTTGGAAGCTTTTTTAAGAATCCAATCTTGACTGAAGCTGAATTTGGCAAAATTGCTCAACATTTTCCAAATATTCCCCATTATCCTCAAACACATAGCAATGTTAAAGTTGCAGCGGGTTGGTTGATTGATCAAGCAGGTTGGAAAGGTAAACAACTTGGTTCTGTTGGAATGTTTGATAAACAGGCATTGGTGTTAGTGAATTATGCAGATGCGACATTAGCTGATGTTAAAAATACCTATCAAACTGTACAAAGTGATGTAAAACAGAAATTTAATATTCAATTAGAACCTGAACCAGTGTTGTATAGTGAGCAAGGCTTAATCCAAGCGCATCATGTATAA
- a CDS encoding low molecular weight protein-tyrosine-phosphatase, translating into MPSPIPYKVLCVCLGNICRSPTAEAILRHYCDAHGLNVSVDSAGTSNYHPNKAPDARSQKHALQRGYDLSGLRARQIRLEDFIEFDLILAMDHENFHDIQALISKAVNQFGADQIRAKIALMSEHDPHFNQQAVPDPYYGGSDGFDRVLDQCESSSQAWVNVFKKQMKVG; encoded by the coding sequence ATGCCATCCCCAATACCGTACAAGGTATTATGTGTCTGTTTAGGAAATATATGCCGTTCACCCACAGCGGAAGCAATTCTCAGACATTATTGTGATGCGCATGGTTTAAATGTATCTGTCGATTCGGCGGGTACGAGCAATTACCACCCAAACAAGGCACCTGATGCGCGAAGCCAGAAACATGCGCTACAGCGTGGCTATGATTTATCGGGCTTACGTGCCAGACAAATTCGTCTTGAGGATTTTATTGAGTTTGATCTTATTCTTGCGATGGATCATGAAAATTTTCATGATATTCAGGCATTAATATCAAAAGCGGTAAATCAATTCGGTGCTGATCAAATTCGAGCCAAGATCGCATTGATGAGTGAGCATGACCCTCATTTTAACCAGCAGGCAGTGCCTGACCCTTACTACGGTGGATCGGATGGATTTGATCGAGTACTTGATCAATGTGAATCTAGCAGCCAAGCATGGGTTAACGTTTTTAAAAAGCAAATGAAAGTAGGGTAA